In Drosophila willistoni isolate 14030-0811.24 chromosome XR unlocalized genomic scaffold, UCI_dwil_1.1 Seg144, whole genome shotgun sequence, one DNA window encodes the following:
- the LOC6638986 gene encoding deformed epidermal autoregulatory factor 1 isoform X2 — MEQVDSSTELHLSRIREVKDLTALADDVVKEEVILESPQHHHQTQHHQHQQHQQQQHHQLDTKVRMVTSSSVNNTDNSGSGGGGGNGTAGSGGGGGGASAGGGGGGGVVSVPVSLPIGSMITGTAFNVITPDQLPHFKPMLCVDNNGYLSGSTVSMGGDLKTIVIQQQQQQQTQTQSTAGGGGAGGGGGGGAAGGGNGSASTNTTATNTIGLNHDGSGSNNSHDSSMATLEHSGGGGGGPGGGSGTHHAHTNSGSTWTTESATQHMEVFQIRCKTTCAELYRSKLGSGGRGRCVKYKDKWHTPSEFEHVCGRGSSKDWKRSIKYGGKSLQSLIDEGALTPHATNCSCTVCCDDEAASGPVRLFTPYKRRKRNQTDLDMEPGPKRKRNAHHSNNNNSNTNNNNNTSGGGNSSNNVDVNAAAVAAATAAANVVDENNMFLAEDNITSKDEPWAALNDSLDTSNELVDQSQMGNPYERETFVVNINDAASIAVLDSTQSMKNIEHVYCTMVKATNDFKRLLNDMKQNFDRRIEVLQKERDAAVSAMRVQVHADIDDPNISGSLHGNEIISAKKCANCNREALAECSLCRKTPYCSEFCQRKDWNAHQVECTRNPQTTTQQVMLLIDDQS, encoded by the exons CTGCATTTGAGCAGGATACGCGAAGTGAAAGATTTGACGGCACTGGCCGACGATGTGGTAAAAGAGGAGGTGATTCTCGAAAGTCCacagcatcatcatcaaacacaacatcatcagcatcaacaacaccagcagcagcagcatcatcag TTGGATACAAAAGTTCGCATGGTCACATCCTCCTCCGTTAACAATACCGACAAtagcggcagcggcggcggcggaggCAACGGTACAGCAGGCAGCGGCGGCGGAGGCGGCGGGGCTAGTGCTGGTGGCGGAGGCGGCGGTGGTGTTGTCTCTGTGCCAGTTTCACTGCCCATTGGCTCGATGATAACCGGCACAGCGTTTAATGTGATTACCCCCGATCAATTGCCTCACTTCAAGCCGATGCTGTGCGTCGATAACAATGGCTATCTCTCCGGCAGCACAGTGAGCATGGGTGGTGACCTCAAAACGATTGTcatccagcagcagcagcaacaacagacGCAAACCCAGAGTACGGCTGGCGGAGGAGGggcaggcggcggcggcggtggtggtgctgcCGGTGGTGGCAATGGCAGTGCTAGCACCAATACAACCGCCACAAACACAATTGGACTGAATCACGATGGCTCTGGCAGCAACAATAGCCATGACAGCAGCATGGCCACTCTGGAGCACTcgggcggcggcggtggtggtccAGGCGGCGGCAGTGGCACCCATCATGCACACACCAATTCCGGCTCCACATGGACGACAGAAAGTGCCACCCAACATATGGAGGTCTTCCAGATTCGTTGTAAAACCACCTGCGCCGAATTGTATCGCAGCAAACTGGGCTCCGGTGGCCGCGGACGATGTGTTAAATATAAAGATAAATGGCATACACCCAGCGAATTTGAACACGTATGTGGGAGGGGCTCCAGCAAGGATTGGAAACGTTCCATCAAATATGGCGGCAAATCATTGCAATCTCTCATCGATGAGGGTGCCCTAACGCCGCATGCCACCAACTGCAGTTGCACCGTGTGTTGTGACGATGAAGCAG CTTCCGGCCCTGTACGCTTGTTTACGCCCTATAAGCGACGAAAGCGAAATCAAACGGATCTCGATATGGAGCCGGGACCCAAACGTAAACGTaatgcccatcatagcaacaacaacaacagtaataccaacaataacaacaacacaagTGGCGGAGGGAATAGCAGCAACAATGTGGATGTTAAtgcagctgctgttgcagCTGCCACAGCGGCAGCGAATGTTGTCGATGAGAATAATATGTTCCTCGCTGAGGATAATATCACATCCAAGGATGAGCCATGGGCCGCACTGAATGATAGTTTGGATACATCCAACGAGCTGGTCGATCAATCGCAAATGGGTAATCCCTACGAGCGTGAAACGTTTGTGGTGAATATCAATGATGCAGCCTCCATTGCCGTCTTGGATAGCACCCAATCAATGAAGAATATCGAGCATGTCTATTGCACCATGGTCAAGGCAACGAATGACTTTAAACGGTTGCTAAACGATATGAAACAAAACTTTGATCGGCGCATTGAAGTGCTGCAAAAGGAACGCGATGCGGCTGTCAGTGCGATGCGTGTCCAAGTCCATGCGGATATCGATGATCCGAATATATCTGGCTCGTTGCATGGCAATGAGATCATATCGGCCAAGAAG tgcGCCAACTGTAATCGAGAGGCATTAGCCGAGTGCTCACTGTGCAGGAAAACGCCGTATTGCTCGGAATTTTGTCAGCGCAAGGATTGGAATGCTCATCAGGTGGAATGCACGCGAAATCCACAGACGACAACGCAACAGGTCATGCTATTGATCGATGATCAGTCCTAA
- the LOC6638986 gene encoding deformed epidermal autoregulatory factor 1 isoform X1, with protein sequence MEQVDSSTELHLSRIREVKDLTALADDVVKEEVILESPQHHHQTQHHQHQQHQQQQHHQLDTKVRMVTSSSVNNTDNSGSGGGGGNGTAGSGGGGGGASAGGGGGGGVVSVPVSLPIGSMITGTAFNVITPDQLPHFKPMLCVDNNGYLSGSTVSMGGDLKTIVIQQQQQQQTQTQSTAGGGGAGGGGGGGAAGGGNGSASTNTTATNTIGLNHDGSGSNNSHDSSMATLEHSGGGGGGPGGGSGTHHAHTNSGSTWTTESATQHMEVFQIRCKTTCAELYRSKLGSGGRGRCVKYKDKWHTPSEFEHVCGRGSSKDWKRSIKYGGKSLQSLIDEGALTPHATNCSCTVCCDDEAGESASGPVRLFTPYKRRKRNQTDLDMEPGPKRKRNAHHSNNNNSNTNNNNNTSGGGNSSNNVDVNAAAVAAATAAANVVDENNMFLAEDNITSKDEPWAALNDSLDTSNELVDQSQMGNPYERETFVVNINDAASIAVLDSTQSMKNIEHVYCTMVKATNDFKRLLNDMKQNFDRRIEVLQKERDAAVSAMRVQVHADIDDPNISGSLHGNEIISAKKCANCNREALAECSLCRKTPYCSEFCQRKDWNAHQVECTRNPQTTTQQVMLLIDDQS encoded by the exons CTGCATTTGAGCAGGATACGCGAAGTGAAAGATTTGACGGCACTGGCCGACGATGTGGTAAAAGAGGAGGTGATTCTCGAAAGTCCacagcatcatcatcaaacacaacatcatcagcatcaacaacaccagcagcagcagcatcatcag TTGGATACAAAAGTTCGCATGGTCACATCCTCCTCCGTTAACAATACCGACAAtagcggcagcggcggcggcggaggCAACGGTACAGCAGGCAGCGGCGGCGGAGGCGGCGGGGCTAGTGCTGGTGGCGGAGGCGGCGGTGGTGTTGTCTCTGTGCCAGTTTCACTGCCCATTGGCTCGATGATAACCGGCACAGCGTTTAATGTGATTACCCCCGATCAATTGCCTCACTTCAAGCCGATGCTGTGCGTCGATAACAATGGCTATCTCTCCGGCAGCACAGTGAGCATGGGTGGTGACCTCAAAACGATTGTcatccagcagcagcagcaacaacagacGCAAACCCAGAGTACGGCTGGCGGAGGAGGggcaggcggcggcggcggtggtggtgctgcCGGTGGTGGCAATGGCAGTGCTAGCACCAATACAACCGCCACAAACACAATTGGACTGAATCACGATGGCTCTGGCAGCAACAATAGCCATGACAGCAGCATGGCCACTCTGGAGCACTcgggcggcggcggtggtggtccAGGCGGCGGCAGTGGCACCCATCATGCACACACCAATTCCGGCTCCACATGGACGACAGAAAGTGCCACCCAACATATGGAGGTCTTCCAGATTCGTTGTAAAACCACCTGCGCCGAATTGTATCGCAGCAAACTGGGCTCCGGTGGCCGCGGACGATGTGTTAAATATAAAGATAAATGGCATACACCCAGCGAATTTGAACACGTATGTGGGAGGGGCTCCAGCAAGGATTGGAAACGTTCCATCAAATATGGCGGCAAATCATTGCAATCTCTCATCGATGAGGGTGCCCTAACGCCGCATGCCACCAACTGCAGTTGCACCGTGTGTTGTGACGATGAAGCAGGTGAGTCAG CTTCCGGCCCTGTACGCTTGTTTACGCCCTATAAGCGACGAAAGCGAAATCAAACGGATCTCGATATGGAGCCGGGACCCAAACGTAAACGTaatgcccatcatagcaacaacaacaacagtaataccaacaataacaacaacacaagTGGCGGAGGGAATAGCAGCAACAATGTGGATGTTAAtgcagctgctgttgcagCTGCCACAGCGGCAGCGAATGTTGTCGATGAGAATAATATGTTCCTCGCTGAGGATAATATCACATCCAAGGATGAGCCATGGGCCGCACTGAATGATAGTTTGGATACATCCAACGAGCTGGTCGATCAATCGCAAATGGGTAATCCCTACGAGCGTGAAACGTTTGTGGTGAATATCAATGATGCAGCCTCCATTGCCGTCTTGGATAGCACCCAATCAATGAAGAATATCGAGCATGTCTATTGCACCATGGTCAAGGCAACGAATGACTTTAAACGGTTGCTAAACGATATGAAACAAAACTTTGATCGGCGCATTGAAGTGCTGCAAAAGGAACGCGATGCGGCTGTCAGTGCGATGCGTGTCCAAGTCCATGCGGATATCGATGATCCGAATATATCTGGCTCGTTGCATGGCAATGAGATCATATCGGCCAAGAAG tgcGCCAACTGTAATCGAGAGGCATTAGCCGAGTGCTCACTGTGCAGGAAAACGCCGTATTGCTCGGAATTTTGTCAGCGCAAGGATTGGAATGCTCATCAGGTGGAATGCACGCGAAATCCACAGACGACAACGCAACAGGTCATGCTATTGATCGATGATCAGTCCTAA
- the LOC6638986 gene encoding deformed epidermal autoregulatory factor 1 isoform X3, whose protein sequence is MNFDEKRKLDTKVRMVTSSSVNNTDNSGSGGGGGNGTAGSGGGGGGASAGGGGGGGVVSVPVSLPIGSMITGTAFNVITPDQLPHFKPMLCVDNNGYLSGSTVSMGGDLKTIVIQQQQQQQTQTQSTAGGGGAGGGGGGGAAGGGNGSASTNTTATNTIGLNHDGSGSNNSHDSSMATLEHSGGGGGGPGGGSGTHHAHTNSGSTWTTESATQHMEVFQIRCKTTCAELYRSKLGSGGRGRCVKYKDKWHTPSEFEHVCGRGSSKDWKRSIKYGGKSLQSLIDEGALTPHATNCSCTVCCDDEAGESASGPVRLFTPYKRRKRNQTDLDMEPGPKRKRNAHHSNNNNSNTNNNNNTSGGGNSSNNVDVNAAAVAAATAAANVVDENNMFLAEDNITSKDEPWAALNDSLDTSNELVDQSQMGNPYERETFVVNINDAASIAVLDSTQSMKNIEHVYCTMVKATNDFKRLLNDMKQNFDRRIEVLQKERDAAVSAMRVQVHADIDDPNISGSLHGNEIISAKKCANCNREALAECSLCRKTPYCSEFCQRKDWNAHQVECTRNPQTTTQQVMLLIDDQS, encoded by the exons TTGGATACAAAAGTTCGCATGGTCACATCCTCCTCCGTTAACAATACCGACAAtagcggcagcggcggcggcggaggCAACGGTACAGCAGGCAGCGGCGGCGGAGGCGGCGGGGCTAGTGCTGGTGGCGGAGGCGGCGGTGGTGTTGTCTCTGTGCCAGTTTCACTGCCCATTGGCTCGATGATAACCGGCACAGCGTTTAATGTGATTACCCCCGATCAATTGCCTCACTTCAAGCCGATGCTGTGCGTCGATAACAATGGCTATCTCTCCGGCAGCACAGTGAGCATGGGTGGTGACCTCAAAACGATTGTcatccagcagcagcagcaacaacagacGCAAACCCAGAGTACGGCTGGCGGAGGAGGggcaggcggcggcggcggtggtggtgctgcCGGTGGTGGCAATGGCAGTGCTAGCACCAATACAACCGCCACAAACACAATTGGACTGAATCACGATGGCTCTGGCAGCAACAATAGCCATGACAGCAGCATGGCCACTCTGGAGCACTcgggcggcggcggtggtggtccAGGCGGCGGCAGTGGCACCCATCATGCACACACCAATTCCGGCTCCACATGGACGACAGAAAGTGCCACCCAACATATGGAGGTCTTCCAGATTCGTTGTAAAACCACCTGCGCCGAATTGTATCGCAGCAAACTGGGCTCCGGTGGCCGCGGACGATGTGTTAAATATAAAGATAAATGGCATACACCCAGCGAATTTGAACACGTATGTGGGAGGGGCTCCAGCAAGGATTGGAAACGTTCCATCAAATATGGCGGCAAATCATTGCAATCTCTCATCGATGAGGGTGCCCTAACGCCGCATGCCACCAACTGCAGTTGCACCGTGTGTTGTGACGATGAAGCAGGTGAGTCAG CTTCCGGCCCTGTACGCTTGTTTACGCCCTATAAGCGACGAAAGCGAAATCAAACGGATCTCGATATGGAGCCGGGACCCAAACGTAAACGTaatgcccatcatagcaacaacaacaacagtaataccaacaataacaacaacacaagTGGCGGAGGGAATAGCAGCAACAATGTGGATGTTAAtgcagctgctgttgcagCTGCCACAGCGGCAGCGAATGTTGTCGATGAGAATAATATGTTCCTCGCTGAGGATAATATCACATCCAAGGATGAGCCATGGGCCGCACTGAATGATAGTTTGGATACATCCAACGAGCTGGTCGATCAATCGCAAATGGGTAATCCCTACGAGCGTGAAACGTTTGTGGTGAATATCAATGATGCAGCCTCCATTGCCGTCTTGGATAGCACCCAATCAATGAAGAATATCGAGCATGTCTATTGCACCATGGTCAAGGCAACGAATGACTTTAAACGGTTGCTAAACGATATGAAACAAAACTTTGATCGGCGCATTGAAGTGCTGCAAAAGGAACGCGATGCGGCTGTCAGTGCGATGCGTGTCCAAGTCCATGCGGATATCGATGATCCGAATATATCTGGCTCGTTGCATGGCAATGAGATCATATCGGCCAAGAAG tgcGCCAACTGTAATCGAGAGGCATTAGCCGAGTGCTCACTGTGCAGGAAAACGCCGTATTGCTCGGAATTTTGTCAGCGCAAGGATTGGAATGCTCATCAGGTGGAATGCACGCGAAATCCACAGACGACAACGCAACAGGTCATGCTATTGATCGATGATCAGTCCTAA
- the LOC6638985 gene encoding membrane-associated progesterone receptor component 1, translating to MAVGDILNEILTSPMNIGLLAVIFYLIYKIIRDRNDGGRGPQKPAEPELPKLKRDFTIEELKEFDGNQPDGRVLVGVNGSVYDMTKGKRFYGPGGPYASFAGRDASRNLATFNTEPNDKTEYDDLSDLTPAEMDSVLEWESQFKVKYDYVGKLLRPGEKHTNYDEELETQKDEPETKKEN from the coding sequence ATGGCAGTCGGTGATATACTTAATGAGATTTTGACCAGTCCTATGAACATAGGACTTTTGGCAGTAATCTTTTACctaatatacaaaataatccGTGATCGCAACGATGGTGGTCGTGGACCACAGAAACCAGCCGAACCGGAATTACCCAAATTGAAGAGAGATTTCACCATTGAGGAACTGAAGGAATTCGATGGCAATCAACCCGATGGTCGCGTTCTGGTTGGCGTTAATGGCAGTGTATACGATATGACCAAGGGCAAACGTTTTTATGGTCCCGGCGGACCATATGCCAGCTTTGCCGGTCGTGACGCATCCCGCAATTTGGCTACATTCAATACCGAGCCCAACGATAAGACGGAGTATGACGATTTGAGCGATTTAACTCCCGCCGAAATGGATTCTGTGCTGGAATGGGAATCACAGTTCAAGGTGAAATACGATTATGTAGGCAAACTGCTACGCCCGGGCGAGAAACACACCAACTATGATGAAGAACTGGAGACCCAAAAGGATGAGCCCGAAACGAAAAAGGAGAACTAA